One Anolis carolinensis isolate JA03-04 chromosome 4, rAnoCar3.1.pri, whole genome shotgun sequence DNA window includes the following coding sequences:
- the erich5 gene encoding glutamate-rich protein 5 encodes MGCSSSVQTHVKEKSRLASKIPDPDGLQKGDANLPIADENDTIPDQTKLGAIDEVEPGSPGRKQSESLAKEVADVLIPGLTNCALSTCQRVDPEGTEPQPVAVEEKLNASGPYPASFIEAGELQYVKPVEEEVSEPLAVHEAANNLPPEIVENNMPEPVESSPEIVQNNTPEPVESSPEIVQNNTPEPVESSPEIVQNNTPEPVESSQEDPPEPVAEEIVTLVTEIVKELEADEVELLTEGETGEKMETEKHCEIVSECSETKEEMGEATASAATEIEVTNEE; translated from the exons aTGGGCTGCTCCAGCAGCGTTCAGACCCACGTCAAGGAAAAGAGCCGCCTGGCTTCCAAGATCCCGGACCCCGACGGGCTGCAGAAAGGCG ATGCCAACTTACCCATCGCAGATGAGAATGACACAATACCTGACCAGACCAAACTTGGAGCAATTGACGAAGTGGAACCTGGGTCTCCTGGAAGAAAGCAAAGTGAGAGTCTTGCCAAAGAGGTGGCAGATGTTTTGATTCCTGGACTGACAAACTGTGCCCTTTCCACCTGTCAAAGAGTGGATCCGGAGGGCACAGAACCACAGCCGGTGGCAGTAGAAGAAAAGCTCAATGCCAGCGGGCCTTACCCTGCCAGTTTTATAGAAGCTGGAGAGCTTCAGTATGTGAAACCAGTGGAAGAAGAGGTCAGTGAGCCTCTAGCTGTCCATGAAGCTGCCAACAATTTGCCTCCAGAAATTGTAGAGAACAACATGCCTGAACCTGTTGAATCATCTCCAGAAATTGTACAGAACAATACGCCTGAACCTGTTGAATCATCTCCAGAAATTGTACAAAACAATACACCTGAACCTGTTGAATCATCTCCAGAAATTGTACAAAACAATACGCCTGAACCTGTTGAGTCATCACAGGAGGACCCACCTGAGCCTGTGGCAGAGGAAATAGTTACCCTTGTGACAGAAATCGTGAAGGAACTAGAAGCGGATGAAGTGGAACTGCTAACTGAGG GTGAGACAGGAGAAAAGATGGAAACTGAGAAGCACTGTGAGATAGTAAGCGAATGCTCTGAAACAAAAGAAGAAATGGGAGAAGCTACAGCCTCAGCAGCAACAGAGATAG aaGTTACTAATGAAGAGTGA